One Pecten maximus chromosome 7, xPecMax1.1, whole genome shotgun sequence genomic window carries:
- the LOC117331508 gene encoding F-box only protein 7-like has protein sequence MKLRIKFGRETKVQELDDTCLVSSIYDVVQELFPRLKGEFILSLNKKDSLDVNKTLASQGIVSGDLVYVVASGDVDTAIPISKPQLLSKEWTDSVQQSSGVGSHGNFTQTVRSGATNSALMDTYLDKNVIGSNQQSTSSASETNIHACQQVSEMDTQEQTGSTTDEHVDLSVVNRYLNEPVLCRESHGLVVPAILSDVYESAAITCPTEALCTVLHVLMLETGYTTVKKISSVQKSLANDEPVSQINPDTSTLHGSCDVPGPDRDMPGGWRDKPGQYGLCYTHVQTNCSENTPSFVVTCAPMGPVLVVHGQLRGNEDNWSCRVNLNTKDFIRTTSHKGAAGCYQNLEKLSRVFKDVVALPMLQHYRAGQGLPPLYGIFAVSHEVKLKILGMLDVVSLLNMSETCKEFNHLSKDRYAWRRVYLKDFGNRNNNNLAQDWSKLYRQEYRLRKERRRIWKRNPMPMFGPPVLPSFGLPPPGPFHPGILNGDHDLDPVLGHYDRRMMPNSLIEHRTQPSSALFRPRFDPIGPLPGLGLQPGRNSGPRDRRGPFGGGLGGRQMF, from the exons ATGAAACTCCGTATTAAGTTTGGTCGGGAGACGAAAGTTCAGGAATTAGATGATACATGCTTGGTTTCGAGCATATATGATGTGGTGCAAGAATTGTTTCCGCGCTTGAAAGG gGAGTTCATATTGAGTCTTAATAAAAAAGATTCTTTGGATGTCAACAAGACTCTGGCTAGCCAAGGAATTGTGTCAGGAGACCTTGTTTATGTGGTGGCCTCAGGAGATGTGGATACAGCCATACCTATCAGTAAACCACAACTTCTGTCTAAGGAATGGACAGATTCAGTGCAACAGTCATCAGGAGTAGGTAGTCATGGTAACTTCACACAGACTGTACGCTCTGGGGCAACAAATTCCGCCCTCATGGACACATATTTGGACAAAAATGTTATAGGTTCAAACCAGCAATCAACGTCTAGTGCTTCAGAGACAAATATTCATGCTTGCCAGCAGGTATCAGAAATGGACACCCAAGAGCAAACAGGTAGCACTACAGATGAACATGTGGACCTGAGTGTGGTCAACAGATATTTGAATGAACCTGTGTTATGTCGAGAGAGCCATGGGCTGGTTGTACCAGCCATTCTTAGTGATGTGTACGAGAGTGCTGCCATCACATGTCCTACTGAGGCTTTGTGTACTGTCCTACATGTCCTAATGTTGGAGACTGGCTACACTACTGTAAAAAAG ATATCCAGTGTTCAGAAAAGTTTGGCCAATGATGAGCCTGTCTCTCAGATAAATCCTGataccagtactttacatggTAGCTGTGATGTCCCTGGCCCTGACAGAGATATGCCAGGAGGATGGCGAGATAAGCCTGGTCAATATGGCCTgtgttatacacatgtacagaccAACTGTTCTGAGAATACTCCCAGTTTTGTTGTAACCTGTGCTCCTATGGGTCCAGTCCTGGTGGTGCATG GACAACTGCGAGGAAATGAGGACAACTGGTCATGCCGTGTAAACCTCAACACAAAGGATTTCATCAGAACCACATCTCATAAAG GAGCTGCTGGCTGCTATCAAAACTTGGAGAAGTTGTCAAGAGTGTTCAAGGATGTAGTAGCCCTTCCAATGCTTCAGCACTACAGAGCAG GACAAGGTCTACCTCCACTCTATGGGATCTTTGCTGTCAGCCACGAAGTCAAA CTGAAGATTCTGGGAATGTTGGATGTTGTGAGTTTGCTTAATATGTCGGAGACTTGTAAGGAATTCAATCATTTGAGCAAGGACAGATATGCCTGGAGACGTGTTTATCTGAAAGATTTTGGCA ATCGAAATAACAATAATTTGGCACAAGACTGGAGCAAG CTGTACCGACAGGAGTACCGGCTGAGGAAGGAACGGAGAAGAATATGGAAAAGGAACCCAATGCCAATGTTTGGTCCTCCAGTGCTTCCTTCCTTTGGATTACCTCCCCCTGGACCCTTCCACCCTGGCATTCTCAACGGAGACCATGATCTAGATCCAGTATTAGGCCACTATGATC GGAGAATGATGCCAAACTCCCTGATTGAACACAGAACACAGCCCAGCAGTGCTTTGTTTCGACCCCGCTTTGACCCTATAGGACCTTTGCCTGGTCTCGGTCTCCAACCAGGAAGAAACAGCGGTCCGCGAGACAGAAGGGGGCCATTTGGTGGAGGGTTAGGTGGAAGGCAGATGTTCTAG